A single Oryctolagus cuniculus chromosome 18, mOryCun1.1, whole genome shotgun sequence DNA region contains:
- the LOC100353821 gene encoding cytochrome P450 2F5, giving the protein MDSTNTAILLLLLALVYLLLTLGSWGKGRLPPGPRPLPLLGNLLQLRSQDMLTSLTKLSKEYGSVYTVHLGPRPVVVLSGYQTVKEALVDQGDEFSGRGSYPVFFNFTKGNGIAFSNGDRWRALRRFSVQILRNFGMGKRSIEERILEEGGFLLAELRKTEGEPFDPTFVLSRSVSNIICSVIFGSRFDYDDERLHTIISLINDNFQIMSSPWGEWYNIFPSLLDWVPGPHRRLFRNFGCMKALIARSVRDHQASLDPDSPRDFIDCFLTRMAQEQQDPLSHFHMDTLLMTTHNLLFGGTETVGTTLRHAFLALMKFPKVQARVQEEIDRVVGRARLPSLEDRAAMPYTDAVIHEVQRFADIIPMNLPHRVTRDTDFHGFLIPKGTDVITLLNTVHHDPSQFPAPQEFNPGHFLDDNEAFKKSPAFMPFSAGRRLCLGESLARMELFLFLTAILQSFSLQPLVAPEDIDLTPLSSGLGHVPRPFQLCARAR; this is encoded by the exons ATGGACAGCACAAACACGGccatcctgctgctgctcctggctctcGTCTACCTGCTCCTGACCCTCGGCTCATGGGGCAAGGGCCGGCTGCCCCCGGGACCCAGGCCCCTCCCATTGCTGGGGAACCTGCTGCAGCTTCGCTCCCAGGACATGCTGACCTCTCTCAccaag CTGAGTAAGGAATACGGCTCGGTCTACACGGTGCACCTGGGGCCCAGGCCCGTGGTGGTGCTCAGCGGGTACCAAACTGTGAAGGAGGCCCTCGTGGACCAGGGGGACGAGTTCAGCGGCCGCGGCAGCTACCCTGTCTTCTTCAACTTCACCAAGGGCAACG GCATCGCCTTCTCCAACGGGGACCGCTGGAGGGCGCTGCGGAGGTTTTCCGTGCAGATCCTGCGCAACTTCGGCATGGGGAAGAGGAGCATCGAGGAGCGCATCCTGGAGGAAGGCGGCTTCCTGCTGGCGGAGCTGCGCAAAACGGAAG GCGAGCCCTTCGACCCCACGTTTGTGCTGAGTCGCTCGGTGTCCAACATCATCTGCTCCGTGATCTTCGGCAGCCGCTTCGACTACGACGACGAGCGCCTGCACACCATCATCAGCCTCATCAACGACAACTTTCAGATCATGAGCAGCCCCTGGGGCGAG TGGTACAACATCTTCCCCAGCCTGCTGGACTGGGTGCCCGGGCCGCACCGACGCCTCTTCCGCAACTTCGGCTGCATGAAAGCCCTCATCGCCCGCAGCGTCCGCGACCACCAGGCCTCCCTGGACCCCGACTCTCCGCGGGACTTCATCGATTGCTTCCTCACCAGGATGGCCCAG GAGCAGCAGGACCCGCTGAGCCACTTCCACATGGACACACTGCTGATGACCACACACAACCTGCTCTTCGGCGGCACCGAGACCGTGGGCACCACGCTGCGCCACGCTTTCCTCGCGCTCATGAAGTTCCCTAAAGTGCAAG CCCGCGTCCAGGAGGAGATAGACCGCGTGGTGGGGCGCGCGCGGCTGCCGTCGCTGGAGGACCGCGCGGCCATGCCCTACACAGACGCCGTGATCCACGAGGTGCAGCGCTTCGCAGACATCATCCCCATGAACCTGCCGCACCGCGTCACGCGCGACACGGACTTCCACGGCTTCCTGATACCCAAG GGCACCGACGTCATCACCCTCCTGAACACGGTCCACCACGACCCCAGCCAGTTCCCCGCGCCCCAGGAGTTCAACCCCGGGCACTTCCTGGATGACAACGAGGCCTTCAAGAAGAGCCCCGCCTTCATGCCCTTCTCAGCCG GGCGCCGGCTGTGCCTGGGCGAGTCGCTGGCGCGCATGgaactcttcctcttcctcaccgCCATCCTGCAGAGTTTCTCGCTGCAGCCGCTGGTGGCCCCCGAGGACATCGACCTGACCCCGCTCAGCTCGGGTCTCGGGCACGTGCCGCGGCCGTTCCAgctgtgtgcgcgcgcgcgctgA
- the LOC100354078 gene encoding cytochrome P450 2F5 isoform X4, with the protein MLTCVTALLLLALVLALAWWGCGTRRARTPGPLPPGPTPLPLLGNLLQLESGRLDRALMELSGRWGPVFTVWLGPRPAVVLCSYAALRDALVLQADTFSGRGAMAVFERFTRRNGILFSNGQRWRTLRNFTLGALKEFGVGTRTIEERVLEEAVCLLDEFQATAGAPLNPRQLLDNAVANVICSVVFGHRYGYTDPEFRRLLDLFHDNFRIMSSRWGEIYNIFPSLLDWIPGPHHRIFGNFTELRVFISEQIQRHRQTRQPEVARDFIDCFLAQMDKEQQDPESHFQRETLVMTTHNLFFGGTETTSTTLRYGLLILVKYPEVAAKVQAELDAVVGRAHAPRLEDRARLPYTNAVLHEIQRFISVLPLGLPRALTRDAHLHGHFLPKGTFVIPLLASSHRDPTQFKDPDCFNPTNFLDDKGEFQSNDAFMPFALGKRMCLGAGLARSEIFLFLTAILQRFHLLPVGSPANIDLTPQCTGLGNVPPVFQLRLVARGGLSPATHTQ; encoded by the exons AtgctcacctgtgtcacagcactgctGCTCCTGGCGCTGGTGCTGGCGCTGGCATGGTGGGGCTGCGGTACGCGCCGCGCTCGGACGCCGGGGCCCCTACCTCCGGGGCCCACACCTCTCCCACTGCTGGGAAACTTGCTGCAGCTGGAGTCTGGGCGCCTGGACCGTGCACTCATGGAG CTCTCCGGCCGCTGGGGCCCGGTGTTCACAGTGTGGCTGGGCCCGCGCCCTGCAGTAGTGCTGTGCAGCTACGCGGCACTGCGGGAcgcgctggtgctgcaggcggacaCCTTCTCCGGCCGCGGGGCCATGGCCGTCTTTGAACGCTTCACTCGCAGAAACG gtATCCTGTTCTCCAATGGGCAGCGCTGGCGGACCCTGCGCAATTTTACCCTCGGGGCCCTGAAGGAGTTCGGGGTGGGGACGCGGACCATCGAGGAGCGCGTCCTGGAGGAAGCAGTTTGTCTGCTTGATGAATTTCAAGCCACCGCAG GGGCCCCGCTCAACCCCCGGCAGCTACTGGACAACGCTGTAGCCAACGTTATCTGTTCCGTGGTCTTCGGGCACCGCTATGGCTACACGGACCCGGAGTTCCGGCGGCTCCTGGACCTCTTCCATGACAACTTTCGCATCATGAGTTCCCGATGGGGCGAG ATATACAATATCTTCCCCTCCCTGCtggactggatcccaggcccGCACCACCGAATCTTCGGAAACTTCACGGAGCTGCGGGTCTTCATCTCCGAGCAAATCCAGCGGCACCGGCAGACGCGGCAGCCCGAAGTCGCCCGCGATTTTATCGATTGCTTTCTCGCCCAGATGGATAag GAACAGCAGGATCCGGAGAGCCATTTTCAGAGAGAGACGCTGGTGATGACGACACATAACCTTTTCTTCGGCGGCACCGAGACCACCAGCACCACCCTGCGCTATGGGCTTCTCATTCTCGTCAAGTATCCAGAGGTGGCAG CCAAGGTGCAGGCGGAGCTGGACGCCGTGGTAGGTCGGGCGCACGCCCCGCGCCTGGAGGACCGCGCGCGCCTTCCCTACACTAACGCCGTGCTGCACGAGATCCAGCGCTTCATCAGCGTGCTCCCGCTGGGGCTGCCTCGCGCCCTCACCCGCGACGCCCACCTGCACGGCCACTTCCTGCCCAAG GGCACGTTCGTGATTCCTCTGCTTGCGTCATCGCACAGAGACCCCACCCAATTCAAGGACCCGGACTGCTTCAACCCCACCAACTTCCTGGATGACAAGGGAGAGTTCCAAAGCAACGATGCCTTCATGCCCTTTGCCCTGG GAAAGCGGATGTGCCTGGGCGCAGGCCTGGCGCGCTCGGAGATCTTCCTCTTCCTTACCGCCATCCTGCAAAGGTTCCACCTGCTCCCTGTGGGGAGCCCGGCCAATATCGACCTCACcccgcagtgcactggcctggGCAACGTGCCCCCAGTATTCCAGCTCCGCCTGGTGGCCCGCGGAGGCCTGTCCCCCGCCACACACACTCAATAA
- the LOC100354078 gene encoding cytochrome P450 2F3 isoform X3 has translation MLTCVTALLLLALVLALAWWGCGTRRARTPGPLPPGPTPLPLLGNLLQLESGRLDRALMELSGRWGPVFTVWLGPRPAVVLCSYAALRDALVLQADTFSGRGAMAVFERFTRRNGILFSNGQRWRTLRNFTLGALKEFGVGTRTIEERVLEEAVCLLDEFQATAGAPLNPRQLLDNAVANVICSVVFGHRYGYTDPEFRRLLDLFHDNFRIMSSRWGEIYNIFPSLLDWIPGPHHRIFGNFTELRVFISEQIQRHRQTRQPEVARDFIDCFLAQMDKVQEQQDPESHFQRETLVMTTHNLFFGGTETTSTTLRYGLLILVKYPEVAAKVQAELDAVVGRAHAPRLEDRARLPYTNAVLHEIQRFISVLPLGLPRALTRDAHLHGHFLPKGTFVIPLLASSHRDPTQFKDPDCFNPTNFLDDKGEFQSNDAFMPFALGKRMCLGAGLARSEIFLFLTAILQRFHLLPVGSPANIDLTPQCTGLGNVPPVFQLRLVARGGLSPATHTQ, from the exons AtgctcacctgtgtcacagcactgctGCTCCTGGCGCTGGTGCTGGCGCTGGCATGGTGGGGCTGCGGTACGCGCCGCGCTCGGACGCCGGGGCCCCTACCTCCGGGGCCCACACCTCTCCCACTGCTGGGAAACTTGCTGCAGCTGGAGTCTGGGCGCCTGGACCGTGCACTCATGGAG CTCTCCGGCCGCTGGGGCCCGGTGTTCACAGTGTGGCTGGGCCCGCGCCCTGCAGTAGTGCTGTGCAGCTACGCGGCACTGCGGGAcgcgctggtgctgcaggcggacaCCTTCTCCGGCCGCGGGGCCATGGCCGTCTTTGAACGCTTCACTCGCAGAAACG gtATCCTGTTCTCCAATGGGCAGCGCTGGCGGACCCTGCGCAATTTTACCCTCGGGGCCCTGAAGGAGTTCGGGGTGGGGACGCGGACCATCGAGGAGCGCGTCCTGGAGGAAGCAGTTTGTCTGCTTGATGAATTTCAAGCCACCGCAG GGGCCCCGCTCAACCCCCGGCAGCTACTGGACAACGCTGTAGCCAACGTTATCTGTTCCGTGGTCTTCGGGCACCGCTATGGCTACACGGACCCGGAGTTCCGGCGGCTCCTGGACCTCTTCCATGACAACTTTCGCATCATGAGTTCCCGATGGGGCGAG ATATACAATATCTTCCCCTCCCTGCtggactggatcccaggcccGCACCACCGAATCTTCGGAAACTTCACGGAGCTGCGGGTCTTCATCTCCGAGCAAATCCAGCGGCACCGGCAGACGCGGCAGCCCGAAGTCGCCCGCGATTTTATCGATTGCTTTCTCGCCCAGATGGATAaggttcag GAACAGCAGGATCCGGAGAGCCATTTTCAGAGAGAGACGCTGGTGATGACGACACATAACCTTTTCTTCGGCGGCACCGAGACCACCAGCACCACCCTGCGCTATGGGCTTCTCATTCTCGTCAAGTATCCAGAGGTGGCAG CCAAGGTGCAGGCGGAGCTGGACGCCGTGGTAGGTCGGGCGCACGCCCCGCGCCTGGAGGACCGCGCGCGCCTTCCCTACACTAACGCCGTGCTGCACGAGATCCAGCGCTTCATCAGCGTGCTCCCGCTGGGGCTGCCTCGCGCCCTCACCCGCGACGCCCACCTGCACGGCCACTTCCTGCCCAAG GGCACGTTCGTGATTCCTCTGCTTGCGTCATCGCACAGAGACCCCACCCAATTCAAGGACCCGGACTGCTTCAACCCCACCAACTTCCTGGATGACAAGGGAGAGTTCCAAAGCAACGATGCCTTCATGCCCTTTGCCCTGG GAAAGCGGATGTGCCTGGGCGCAGGCCTGGCGCGCTCGGAGATCTTCCTCTTCCTTACCGCCATCCTGCAAAGGTTCCACCTGCTCCCTGTGGGGAGCCCGGCCAATATCGACCTCACcccgcagtgcactggcctggGCAACGTGCCCCCAGTATTCCAGCTCCGCCTGGTGGCCCGCGGAGGCCTGTCCCCCGCCACACACACTCAATAA
- the LOC100354078 gene encoding cytochrome P450 2F3 isoform X1 yields MLTCVTALLLLALVLALAWWGCGTRRARTPGPLPPGPTPLPLLGNLLQLESGRLDRALMELSGRWGPVFTVWLGPRPAVVLCSYAALRDALVLQADTFSGRGAMAVFERFTRRNGILFSNGQRWRTLRNFTLGALKEFGVGTRTIEERVLEEAVCLLDEFQATAGAPLNPRQLLDNAVANVICSVVFGHRYGYTDPEFRRLLDLFHDNFRIMSSRWGEVILGSASAQIYNIFPSLLDWIPGPHHRIFGNFTELRVFISEQIQRHRQTRQPEVARDFIDCFLAQMDKVQEQQDPESHFQRETLVMTTHNLFFGGTETTSTTLRYGLLILVKYPEVAAKVQAELDAVVGRAHAPRLEDRARLPYTNAVLHEIQRFISVLPLGLPRALTRDAHLHGHFLPKGTFVIPLLASSHRDPTQFKDPDCFNPTNFLDDKGEFQSNDAFMPFALGKRMCLGAGLARSEIFLFLTAILQRFHLLPVGSPANIDLTPQCTGLGNVPPVFQLRLVARGGLSPATHTQ; encoded by the exons AtgctcacctgtgtcacagcactgctGCTCCTGGCGCTGGTGCTGGCGCTGGCATGGTGGGGCTGCGGTACGCGCCGCGCTCGGACGCCGGGGCCCCTACCTCCGGGGCCCACACCTCTCCCACTGCTGGGAAACTTGCTGCAGCTGGAGTCTGGGCGCCTGGACCGTGCACTCATGGAG CTCTCCGGCCGCTGGGGCCCGGTGTTCACAGTGTGGCTGGGCCCGCGCCCTGCAGTAGTGCTGTGCAGCTACGCGGCACTGCGGGAcgcgctggtgctgcaggcggacaCCTTCTCCGGCCGCGGGGCCATGGCCGTCTTTGAACGCTTCACTCGCAGAAACG gtATCCTGTTCTCCAATGGGCAGCGCTGGCGGACCCTGCGCAATTTTACCCTCGGGGCCCTGAAGGAGTTCGGGGTGGGGACGCGGACCATCGAGGAGCGCGTCCTGGAGGAAGCAGTTTGTCTGCTTGATGAATTTCAAGCCACCGCAG GGGCCCCGCTCAACCCCCGGCAGCTACTGGACAACGCTGTAGCCAACGTTATCTGTTCCGTGGTCTTCGGGCACCGCTATGGCTACACGGACCCGGAGTTCCGGCGGCTCCTGGACCTCTTCCATGACAACTTTCGCATCATGAGTTCCCGATGGGGCGAG GTCATATTGGGATCCGCATCTGCCCAGATATACAATATCTTCCCCTCCCTGCtggactggatcccaggcccGCACCACCGAATCTTCGGAAACTTCACGGAGCTGCGGGTCTTCATCTCCGAGCAAATCCAGCGGCACCGGCAGACGCGGCAGCCCGAAGTCGCCCGCGATTTTATCGATTGCTTTCTCGCCCAGATGGATAaggttcag GAACAGCAGGATCCGGAGAGCCATTTTCAGAGAGAGACGCTGGTGATGACGACACATAACCTTTTCTTCGGCGGCACCGAGACCACCAGCACCACCCTGCGCTATGGGCTTCTCATTCTCGTCAAGTATCCAGAGGTGGCAG CCAAGGTGCAGGCGGAGCTGGACGCCGTGGTAGGTCGGGCGCACGCCCCGCGCCTGGAGGACCGCGCGCGCCTTCCCTACACTAACGCCGTGCTGCACGAGATCCAGCGCTTCATCAGCGTGCTCCCGCTGGGGCTGCCTCGCGCCCTCACCCGCGACGCCCACCTGCACGGCCACTTCCTGCCCAAG GGCACGTTCGTGATTCCTCTGCTTGCGTCATCGCACAGAGACCCCACCCAATTCAAGGACCCGGACTGCTTCAACCCCACCAACTTCCTGGATGACAAGGGAGAGTTCCAAAGCAACGATGCCTTCATGCCCTTTGCCCTGG GAAAGCGGATGTGCCTGGGCGCAGGCCTGGCGCGCTCGGAGATCTTCCTCTTCCTTACCGCCATCCTGCAAAGGTTCCACCTGCTCCCTGTGGGGAGCCCGGCCAATATCGACCTCACcccgcagtgcactggcctggGCAACGTGCCCCCAGTATTCCAGCTCCGCCTGGTGGCCCGCGGAGGCCTGTCCCCCGCCACACACACTCAATAA
- the LOC100354078 gene encoding cytochrome P450 2F2 isoform X5, whose product MLTCVTALLLLALVLALAWWGCGTRRARTPGPLPPGPTPLPLLGNLLQLESGRLDRALMELSGRWGPVFTVWLGPRPAVVLCSYAALRDALVLQADTFSGRGAMAVFERFTRRNGAPLNPRQLLDNAVANVICSVVFGHRYGYTDPEFRRLLDLFHDNFRIMSSRWGEVILGSASAQIYNIFPSLLDWIPGPHHRIFGNFTELRVFISEQIQRHRQTRQPEVARDFIDCFLAQMDKVQEQQDPESHFQRETLVMTTHNLFFGGTETTSTTLRYGLLILVKYPEVAAKVQAELDAVVGRAHAPRLEDRARLPYTNAVLHEIQRFISVLPLGLPRALTRDAHLHGHFLPKGTFVIPLLASSHRDPTQFKDPDCFNPTNFLDDKGEFQSNDAFMPFALGKRMCLGAGLARSEIFLFLTAILQRFHLLPVGSPANIDLTPQCTGLGNVPPVFQLRLVARGGLSPATHTQ is encoded by the exons AtgctcacctgtgtcacagcactgctGCTCCTGGCGCTGGTGCTGGCGCTGGCATGGTGGGGCTGCGGTACGCGCCGCGCTCGGACGCCGGGGCCCCTACCTCCGGGGCCCACACCTCTCCCACTGCTGGGAAACTTGCTGCAGCTGGAGTCTGGGCGCCTGGACCGTGCACTCATGGAG CTCTCCGGCCGCTGGGGCCCGGTGTTCACAGTGTGGCTGGGCCCGCGCCCTGCAGTAGTGCTGTGCAGCTACGCGGCACTGCGGGAcgcgctggtgctgcaggcggacaCCTTCTCCGGCCGCGGGGCCATGGCCGTCTTTGAACGCTTCACTCGCAGAAACG GGGCCCCGCTCAACCCCCGGCAGCTACTGGACAACGCTGTAGCCAACGTTATCTGTTCCGTGGTCTTCGGGCACCGCTATGGCTACACGGACCCGGAGTTCCGGCGGCTCCTGGACCTCTTCCATGACAACTTTCGCATCATGAGTTCCCGATGGGGCGAG GTCATATTGGGATCCGCATCTGCCCAGATATACAATATCTTCCCCTCCCTGCtggactggatcccaggcccGCACCACCGAATCTTCGGAAACTTCACGGAGCTGCGGGTCTTCATCTCCGAGCAAATCCAGCGGCACCGGCAGACGCGGCAGCCCGAAGTCGCCCGCGATTTTATCGATTGCTTTCTCGCCCAGATGGATAaggttcag GAACAGCAGGATCCGGAGAGCCATTTTCAGAGAGAGACGCTGGTGATGACGACACATAACCTTTTCTTCGGCGGCACCGAGACCACCAGCACCACCCTGCGCTATGGGCTTCTCATTCTCGTCAAGTATCCAGAGGTGGCAG CCAAGGTGCAGGCGGAGCTGGACGCCGTGGTAGGTCGGGCGCACGCCCCGCGCCTGGAGGACCGCGCGCGCCTTCCCTACACTAACGCCGTGCTGCACGAGATCCAGCGCTTCATCAGCGTGCTCCCGCTGGGGCTGCCTCGCGCCCTCACCCGCGACGCCCACCTGCACGGCCACTTCCTGCCCAAG GGCACGTTCGTGATTCCTCTGCTTGCGTCATCGCACAGAGACCCCACCCAATTCAAGGACCCGGACTGCTTCAACCCCACCAACTTCCTGGATGACAAGGGAGAGTTCCAAAGCAACGATGCCTTCATGCCCTTTGCCCTGG GAAAGCGGATGTGCCTGGGCGCAGGCCTGGCGCGCTCGGAGATCTTCCTCTTCCTTACCGCCATCCTGCAAAGGTTCCACCTGCTCCCTGTGGGGAGCCCGGCCAATATCGACCTCACcccgcagtgcactggcctggGCAACGTGCCCCCAGTATTCCAGCTCCGCCTGGTGGCCCGCGGAGGCCTGTCCCCCGCCACACACACTCAATAA
- the LOC100354078 gene encoding cytochrome P450 2F5 isoform X2 encodes MLTCVTALLLLALVLALAWWGCGTRRARTPGPLPPGPTPLPLLGNLLQLESGRLDRALMELSGRWGPVFTVWLGPRPAVVLCSYAALRDALVLQADTFSGRGAMAVFERFTRRNGILFSNGQRWRTLRNFTLGALKEFGVGTRTIEERVLEEAVCLLDEFQATAGAPLNPRQLLDNAVANVICSVVFGHRYGYTDPEFRRLLDLFHDNFRIMSSRWGEVILGSASAQIYNIFPSLLDWIPGPHHRIFGNFTELRVFISEQIQRHRQTRQPEVARDFIDCFLAQMDKEQQDPESHFQRETLVMTTHNLFFGGTETTSTTLRYGLLILVKYPEVAAKVQAELDAVVGRAHAPRLEDRARLPYTNAVLHEIQRFISVLPLGLPRALTRDAHLHGHFLPKGTFVIPLLASSHRDPTQFKDPDCFNPTNFLDDKGEFQSNDAFMPFALGKRMCLGAGLARSEIFLFLTAILQRFHLLPVGSPANIDLTPQCTGLGNVPPVFQLRLVARGGLSPATHTQ; translated from the exons AtgctcacctgtgtcacagcactgctGCTCCTGGCGCTGGTGCTGGCGCTGGCATGGTGGGGCTGCGGTACGCGCCGCGCTCGGACGCCGGGGCCCCTACCTCCGGGGCCCACACCTCTCCCACTGCTGGGAAACTTGCTGCAGCTGGAGTCTGGGCGCCTGGACCGTGCACTCATGGAG CTCTCCGGCCGCTGGGGCCCGGTGTTCACAGTGTGGCTGGGCCCGCGCCCTGCAGTAGTGCTGTGCAGCTACGCGGCACTGCGGGAcgcgctggtgctgcaggcggacaCCTTCTCCGGCCGCGGGGCCATGGCCGTCTTTGAACGCTTCACTCGCAGAAACG gtATCCTGTTCTCCAATGGGCAGCGCTGGCGGACCCTGCGCAATTTTACCCTCGGGGCCCTGAAGGAGTTCGGGGTGGGGACGCGGACCATCGAGGAGCGCGTCCTGGAGGAAGCAGTTTGTCTGCTTGATGAATTTCAAGCCACCGCAG GGGCCCCGCTCAACCCCCGGCAGCTACTGGACAACGCTGTAGCCAACGTTATCTGTTCCGTGGTCTTCGGGCACCGCTATGGCTACACGGACCCGGAGTTCCGGCGGCTCCTGGACCTCTTCCATGACAACTTTCGCATCATGAGTTCCCGATGGGGCGAG GTCATATTGGGATCCGCATCTGCCCAGATATACAATATCTTCCCCTCCCTGCtggactggatcccaggcccGCACCACCGAATCTTCGGAAACTTCACGGAGCTGCGGGTCTTCATCTCCGAGCAAATCCAGCGGCACCGGCAGACGCGGCAGCCCGAAGTCGCCCGCGATTTTATCGATTGCTTTCTCGCCCAGATGGATAag GAACAGCAGGATCCGGAGAGCCATTTTCAGAGAGAGACGCTGGTGATGACGACACATAACCTTTTCTTCGGCGGCACCGAGACCACCAGCACCACCCTGCGCTATGGGCTTCTCATTCTCGTCAAGTATCCAGAGGTGGCAG CCAAGGTGCAGGCGGAGCTGGACGCCGTGGTAGGTCGGGCGCACGCCCCGCGCCTGGAGGACCGCGCGCGCCTTCCCTACACTAACGCCGTGCTGCACGAGATCCAGCGCTTCATCAGCGTGCTCCCGCTGGGGCTGCCTCGCGCCCTCACCCGCGACGCCCACCTGCACGGCCACTTCCTGCCCAAG GGCACGTTCGTGATTCCTCTGCTTGCGTCATCGCACAGAGACCCCACCCAATTCAAGGACCCGGACTGCTTCAACCCCACCAACTTCCTGGATGACAAGGGAGAGTTCCAAAGCAACGATGCCTTCATGCCCTTTGCCCTGG GAAAGCGGATGTGCCTGGGCGCAGGCCTGGCGCGCTCGGAGATCTTCCTCTTCCTTACCGCCATCCTGCAAAGGTTCCACCTGCTCCCTGTGGGGAGCCCGGCCAATATCGACCTCACcccgcagtgcactggcctggGCAACGTGCCCCCAGTATTCCAGCTCCGCCTGGTGGCCCGCGGAGGCCTGTCCCCCGCCACACACACTCAATAA
- the LOC100354078 gene encoding cytochrome P450 2F5 isoform X6: MVGLRYAPRSDAGAPTSGAHTSPTAGKLAAAGVWAPGPCTHGGILFSNGQRWRTLRNFTLGALKEFGVGTRTIEERVLEEAVCLLDEFQATAGAPLNPRQLLDNAVANVICSVVFGHRYGYTDPEFRRLLDLFHDNFRIMSSRWGEVILGSASAQIYNIFPSLLDWIPGPHHRIFGNFTELRVFISEQIQRHRQTRQPEVARDFIDCFLAQMDKVQEQQDPESHFQRETLVMTTHNLFFGGTETTSTTLRYGLLILVKYPEVAAKVQAELDAVVGRAHAPRLEDRARLPYTNAVLHEIQRFISVLPLGLPRALTRDAHLHGHFLPKGTFVIPLLASSHRDPTQFKDPDCFNPTNFLDDKGEFQSNDAFMPFALGKRMCLGAGLARSEIFLFLTAILQRFHLLPVGSPANIDLTPQCTGLGNVPPVFQLRLVARGGLSPATHTQ; the protein is encoded by the exons ATGGTGGGGCTGCGGTACGCGCCGCGCTCGGACGCCGGGGCCCCTACCTCCGGGGCCCACACCTCTCCCACTGCTGGGAAACTTGCTGCAGCTGGAGTCTGGGCGCCTGGACCGTGCACTCATGGAG gtATCCTGTTCTCCAATGGGCAGCGCTGGCGGACCCTGCGCAATTTTACCCTCGGGGCCCTGAAGGAGTTCGGGGTGGGGACGCGGACCATCGAGGAGCGCGTCCTGGAGGAAGCAGTTTGTCTGCTTGATGAATTTCAAGCCACCGCAG GGGCCCCGCTCAACCCCCGGCAGCTACTGGACAACGCTGTAGCCAACGTTATCTGTTCCGTGGTCTTCGGGCACCGCTATGGCTACACGGACCCGGAGTTCCGGCGGCTCCTGGACCTCTTCCATGACAACTTTCGCATCATGAGTTCCCGATGGGGCGAG GTCATATTGGGATCCGCATCTGCCCAGATATACAATATCTTCCCCTCCCTGCtggactggatcccaggcccGCACCACCGAATCTTCGGAAACTTCACGGAGCTGCGGGTCTTCATCTCCGAGCAAATCCAGCGGCACCGGCAGACGCGGCAGCCCGAAGTCGCCCGCGATTTTATCGATTGCTTTCTCGCCCAGATGGATAaggttcag GAACAGCAGGATCCGGAGAGCCATTTTCAGAGAGAGACGCTGGTGATGACGACACATAACCTTTTCTTCGGCGGCACCGAGACCACCAGCACCACCCTGCGCTATGGGCTTCTCATTCTCGTCAAGTATCCAGAGGTGGCAG CCAAGGTGCAGGCGGAGCTGGACGCCGTGGTAGGTCGGGCGCACGCCCCGCGCCTGGAGGACCGCGCGCGCCTTCCCTACACTAACGCCGTGCTGCACGAGATCCAGCGCTTCATCAGCGTGCTCCCGCTGGGGCTGCCTCGCGCCCTCACCCGCGACGCCCACCTGCACGGCCACTTCCTGCCCAAG GGCACGTTCGTGATTCCTCTGCTTGCGTCATCGCACAGAGACCCCACCCAATTCAAGGACCCGGACTGCTTCAACCCCACCAACTTCCTGGATGACAAGGGAGAGTTCCAAAGCAACGATGCCTTCATGCCCTTTGCCCTGG GAAAGCGGATGTGCCTGGGCGCAGGCCTGGCGCGCTCGGAGATCTTCCTCTTCCTTACCGCCATCCTGCAAAGGTTCCACCTGCTCCCTGTGGGGAGCCCGGCCAATATCGACCTCACcccgcagtgcactggcctggGCAACGTGCCCCCAGTATTCCAGCTCCGCCTGGTGGCCCGCGGAGGCCTGTCCCCCGCCACACACACTCAATAA